ATCGGTCCTTTCTGATGCTTCTCTGGTTTAGGAACAGAATTTAAGATGCCCCAACGACATGTCTTAAAATTAAGTGTGAAACTCGTGACTAATCAGGAGTTGGAGTTCTCCAGGTTCAATTGCTAAGTTATTTCACCAAAATAACCCATTTTTGCCAAAGACACCCAGTGCTCAAGGCTGGGACACTCCTGGCAggggctccagcagctgctcagggcagggccTGGCTCTGGCTCTGACAATGCCCCTGCCCTCCAGTTTCACTGTAAGCACTGAGAAACACATATTTTTGTTACGGATATTTCAGGACAGCAAGATCAACCAGTGCGTTCTTCCTGTTAATTATTCAGCAGCAACTTCAACCACACCAGCAGCAAGCACGTGGTCACAGAGCCACCACAGCTTTGGAAAGAGCCTCAAGGGCAGGTTTGATTTTAAAGCTTTCACAGGGTATTAATTCCTGGGAAGGACAGGaaggcaggggagggaaggacTCAACCAGCACAaacaggctgcagcagctcattCCCAAGCTCTACTCACTGTCCTCTTCGGTGGAATGTGTGCCCTCAGATATATAGAtttccagctgcaggagagATCAGCAACGTTAGAAGAGTTAAACACCTGAATATATTCAgtgctggaagaaaaacatCGTCCAGTGCAGAAACAATGCATGTTATTCCTACTGAGAAACAGGGGATCTATGGAAAGAGCTGATCCTGGACTTCACTGCAACACAACCACAACACAGCCTCCCTGGGAGACACTCCTGACAAGCTTTGCTCAGTGATGACAACCCCAGAGACTCTGTTTGAACTTGGCTGTGTAACAGTCTGTTCCTGCATGGAACAGATTATGGGACTGGAATCTAAACAGACCTAAACCACCTCCAACATTTACCAGGCCTGggacaaaaaccaaaaccccctgaCAGAggctggagggcagggagatCTCCTGAAAGGGATGTACCCAAAGGAACCAAGGAAACAAGCCCTGGGCCTTTAACTGCTCTCTCTGAAGCTGAGCCTGGTTGCCACCACAAAAAACATCATCTACCTCATCTTCTACAAGTCTCACTCTACACTGCTCAACTGGAAAGACGAAGGCAGCAActataaaaaccaaacaaccaccAGAAATCACCAGCAGAAACCCTCAGGTAATTAATTTATACTGTCAGTTATTTTGGGCAAGTCTCTAAAGGGCTGTAAATCACTATGTTTGTCAGTAAAggtctgctctgctcctgctcagaCCCAAACAGATTTCTCCAGGGATATATTACAGTCCCTCACActccccagccagggctggccCCTGTCAGGGACAGTTTTAGGGGTCAGGGACAGCACATGGCCAGGATCAGGCCATGTGCCATCCACACATCAGCTCCCAAGACATGGATGGTAAAGATTCCCTCAGAGCAGTTCCAGTGTTTTAATCCTGCAGTTTTCCTGTGCTCTTCCAAGCCTGTTCCCAAGGTTTCACTGCCACACTgatgcccagccctgctccaccagctcctgcctgaCAACAGAGCAGGGCATTCCCTGCCTTGCAGGCTCTGTTTCAGAGCTTGTCTCTCATTCCTGTAGCCCAAAACAGGTTTCAAAGCAGGTACTTTACCTTGTGTCTAAAAGGCAAACATCTCTGAAGTTTTATTCTTAAACAAAGGCctgttaaaacaaaacagagatttCCTTGTAAAATTCCAGGCTGAGGTGCATTTTCAGAGAATCCATATGTAACAACCAGTATAACTGACAACCTCCTTTTGTGTTCTGAGCAGCACAAGCCACAAAGGGACTAAAGAATTTGTGGTTTGACCCCTTGGATGCAGCTTTTCAGGTAAGTTCACACCTGCCTTACAAGCTTTCTGGTCTCTAATCACCTCCTAGAAACACTAAACAGAGACAAATTCCTCCCTTTCCAACTTGCTTtggtatttatatatatttatttatattggTATTTATATTcggtatttatatatatttatataaataatataatgtaatatatataaataatataatatatttagctatatatatttatatatagctTCCCAGCTATCCCTGAGGCTGCACCTGTACTGAGGGGAatgcttggtttgtttttaatagttggttaaaaaaaataatataaattatttggGCATAAGTACATCAGTTTCCTCATTAAACTGAAGACTTGATTTCCCTTAAATCTTTAGAATACACCGAGAAACCTTAGTTCTGATATTTAGTGGTGAGACTTTCTAACCTTGGCACATTCAAACAAATCACATCAGAGCTCTCAGATGGGATTTTTCAGATGAAATCTCACCACAAACcataagggaaaaataaaaagacaagaCAGGCCAGTGTAAATTCTCATTCAGCATCATTCCCTTCCAACTCCTGATGGTTCGGGGCTTTTTTTGGGATTCCTGGATTGCATGGGGGGGATTTTTGGTGTGTGGGAATGGAGAACAGCCCatagggaagggagagggaagggagacaAGCATTAAGTTTAAGGGGTTTCAAATTTAAGAGCTgacaagtttttaatttaaggtTACTGAAATAAGGTGGCCAATACACAGAAGGAATTCTGTGCCACTTCCCAGGAGGTTTCTGAGAGGTTCCTTCTGAGGAGTTCCCCTGGCTGGATACAAACTGATGGATTTCCCCACATTTCTCTGGATTTGGGGTTGCTTTGGGATTTTGGTCTGTTTGCACTGCCAGCTGGGCTCTCAAGATGCAGTTCCAGGTCACACCAACCCAGCAGCACAAGGCTGAACTTTTCCTACCCCTGGTGTTACTGAGAGAACCCCCAGCGAGCCCCTGCTCACGGTCCCCAGCTCAGGGACCCAGAGCTCACCGATGAGAGTGGCCAAGGAGCAATGAGGTACTGTTGGTGTAAACCTGATGGTGACCAGATACTCCTCCTCTGCTATCTCCTGCACCTCCACACCACCTTCTGTCACCACTTCCAGTTCTTCCAGAGTGTTGGGCTTCTCCGGGTCCCGGATGGTCCGGATAATGTCTGAAGCAGAAGGCAAGGGAGCAACAGTAAAGCAGCTTTCCAGGATTTAATAAAAGCTATTTTCATTATCAACCACCTTCCCAGCACTGTTTGTTTTGCCCCCCTCTGGAAGGGGCAGGGCTGTAAATACCAGGAGCACTTTATCTCACAAAATTCTTCTGGATGGGACAATTTGAGGCATTTGTTGCTcgctgtgggtttgtttttcatgttCCATTAGTTCTGATTTAGTTCAGCAGCACTTCAGGGATTCCTCTGCTCTTTCAAATCTAATTATACAGGGACAGGAGCTTTATTCTGCAGAGGTCATGGACAAGCCTGACCCTGTGGATGAACCAAAATCCTCAAGATTTGCCTCCCTGCTCAGGTTCACAACCTGGGTTATGAGTAATAACTTTTACTTAGGGCCACTGGTGTTTTAGAGTGGCTCTATTTAAACCAGTCAAGTTTTAAAACTGAGTTTGTTTGACATTGTGTCCTCAGTTCTCCGAACTAACAGTGCCCTGAGGCTTGACAAGGTGTTTGGAATCCTCCCCAAGCAGAACTTCCAGCAGTGAAATCTCTCCCCATTTTACAAAACGGTCACTCAGTAACAGCAATCTGCATTTCCCTGGATCCACTGGTGACCACCCTGGAATTCCTGGCCcttccaggtgtgtccagctgctCCTGTGTCTCAGGTGAGGAAACATCCGTTGGTGCCCCTGAGGCAGGGGTTGAGCTGGGCAGCGATccagcctttcccagcccctGTGGGAGCAGCCTCCATCCAGAGGGGCTCGGGGACACTTCTCCCGCACTCCCGGGGGTCCCCCCTCACCGTGAGCACCCCAAGGACAAAAATCCCCCTGTGTCAGACTCTGCCCCTGCCCCCAGCGCTGCCTGCACCCTCCGGCACCCCAAGGGAACCCCTTCCCACCCGATTCCAACCCTCGAACGAGCCAAATAAActttcctcctgccccacaccGAGCACAGCCCCCTCCGGCCCCCGGGACCCCTGTGGGTGCTCCGACACTCCAAGTTCCCGGGCACGGCTCTCACCACGcggctgggcaggcagggcaggaccGGCCACGGCTCCCTCACTTCAGCCCCCCAAGGGCACAGCAGGAACGCCCCTAAAatcacccccagccccctcacaGCCCCCCGCCCCACAGCCCCTCGCGGCCCTGGCCCCCTGCCCGCCCAGCCCCCCCGGCGGTCACCGTAGACCTCGATGGCCCTGTCGTGCTCCATGGCGCGGCTCGGGGTCGCATGGCCGGGGCTATAGCCGGGACTATGGCCGGGGCAGCCCCAGAGCCGGCCCAGCGCCTGCGAGAGCAGCGCCCGCAGCAGCGCCATGGCCGCGCTCCGCCATCGCCCGGCCCGCGCCACCGGGGGCGGGGCCAAGGGGGAGGGCCGGAGGCGGGGCCGGAGGCGGGGCCGCGCCGAGGGAGGGGATTGACCAATGGACGGGGAGGGTGCTGTGCTGGTCCCACCCAAGGGGCGGGGCCTGAGGGTGGGCCCGCCCCCTCCCGCTGTCCTGGGTGGGGACAGAGAGACCCCAGGGACAGACAGAAAGACCCCGGGACAGACAGAGGGACCCCGGGAGGGCCCCAGGTCGGCGGTGCTGTGGGATTTGAGCAGCTCTCTAAGCACAGAGTCAGGGTTAGAAAGGAGGCGCTGTTTGTCGTACGCACGGGGCAGGGTGGATGTTCCCACAAACCGAGCGCGCGAGGGAGTAAAAAGCGGGAAGATTTATACACTGAAGTTCGCATAAACCCGCCCGTCCAACCCACAGTTCCGTCCGCAACAGAGATCAAAGGAAGAGGCAGAAACAGAGAATTCTGCTTAAGACACGGGAAATTTTGCTCAAAGATAGGGAATTAAATATGCAGAGAATTCTGTTTACATACTCAGCGAATCCCGCTCACAGACACGAGTGGCACTGCCCTCGCCCGCGGGGCTCACAGAACTACATCTCCCAGCGTGCATTGCTGCCCTGCCCACTGGCCCCGCGCCGCGGTGTGTGCTGGGAGTTGTAGTCCCGGCTCCGCACTGGGCGGCCCGGTCAGCTGGGCGGAAGAAGGTGGTGCCCCgccaagatggcggcgggcGGAGGGTgacggaggaggaggaggaggatggaggaggcGATGGCCCCGCAGGAGCTCCGTGTGCTCCTGGTGCCCCGCTCCCTGGAGCCGCGGGGAGCCCCGCGGGACGCGGCCCGGGTGCGGCTGAGCAGGGCCCAGGACGCTCTGGGCACGCTCCTGGCCACCGGCGGCATCTCCGTGGAGCCGCtggcggcgggcggcgccgggcgggcccggggcACGGCCCTGCCGGGGGACTGGGCTGAGTAAGTGCCGGGGCACGGGCGGCcggagggacccccgggtgCGGCGCTGGGGGACCCGGGGGGGGCGAACAGTCGAGGGTGCGGGGGCTGAAGCGGGACAGGCTCCGTAACGCCCCGGTGCTGCAGAGGACGTTGTTTTACATCTCCTGACTTGTGTAGCTGTGGGAGAGTTCACTACGGGTGATCAAAAAGCCAAAGCAAACGAAAAGGGAATTTGTCTGTTGGGTCGTCTCTTCGGACCCCGCAGTGCCCTGACCTGCAGTCCTGCCCCCGTGGGTGACAGTCACTCACGTGGTGTTTGTGACCTCTTTAGTGGCTTTTAGTGCTGAGTCAAAACCGCAGTCGCGTTTGAGTTCTGAACATCTGCAGTGTTGAGCAACACCAGCACTGTTCGGAGCTCCACAGAGTcacgggatggtttgggttgggagggaccttaaagcccatccagtggcacccctgccacgggcagggacaccttccattgtCCCGGGCTGCTCCGAGCCCCGTGCAGCCTGGCTTGGAGCATTCCAGGGTGGGAATGTTTCAGTGCCGTtgcagggctctgctctgtgcttgcTCTGCACACCCTGGGCTGGTTCCTCTGTgcctcctcccacccccccagGGCAGGTCTGAGGCGCACCGGGGGAGTTTCTCAGCCCGAGCAGCGGGACAGATCTGGTGTTGTGGTgttggcagggacagggggacagcagca
The DNA window shown above is from Pseudopipra pipra isolate bDixPip1 chromosome 12, bDixPip1.hap1, whole genome shotgun sequence and carries:
- the CIAO2A gene encoding cytosolic iron-sulfur assembly component 2A produces the protein MALLRALLSQALGRLWGCPGHSPGYSPGHATPSRAMEHDRAIEVYDIIRTIRDPEKPNTLEELEVVTEGGVEVQEIAEEEYLVTIRFTPTVPHCSLATLIGLCLRIKLQRCLPFRHKLEIYISEGTHSTEEDINKQINDKERVAAAMENPTLREIVEQCVTEPE